The stretch of DNA AGAGAATTTAATCTGCTGTCTAGACGATTTAAACGAGCGTTTACATTTCTCAAGCGGTCTGCATAGACTCGTAGTTTATATGTTTCTAATTTCACAACCGGATTAGCTGTTGCGTATTTATATCCAGCGTTAAATGTTTGTTTAAACCATTGGTTAAGTTTAGCCACTTCTCCTTGTATAAACCCTATTAACGAATCGATTTGTTTTTGTGACCATTTCAGAAACCTCCCGACCTCTTGAGCAATTAATGTTGCAGTCGCTATCAAAGCTTCCACTACTACTTCCAGTGCTGCCCCAATGATGACAGTTGCTGCTAAAAGTGCTACTCCTACTAACGCTACTTTTCCAACCAATGCGATAGCTGGTATTCCAATCACGAAAGCAGCAACGCCAGCGCCAATAGCTCCAGACACTACCGCCGTTCTAAATAAGGTGTTATCCCAAGTAGCAACGATAATAATACCGCTTAAAATATCCGTTAAAAGGTTACCAATTGGTGCTGGAATTCGGTCGGTGAACTCCGTGAATTTCCCTACAGTAAATTCATAAAAGGTCATTTCTCCTCTTGCTGCCATTCCTGTTACTGGGTCAAACTTTAGAGCATCTGTAGAATGTTTTCCTCCAATGTAATGAATAAATTTCTTTATTGGTCCATCCGGAAAATTAGTATCTAGCGTTATGAAACTGACACCTGGAAGGGGTTCGAGTATCGTCCCTACGACACTCCATTGGTAATGCTTCATATTGTTAGAGCCTAATTTTTCTGCAACAAGAGCTATTTGGTCTGCATGTTCTCTAATATACTCATTGGAGAATCCAGGACCATCAAAATTGGTGCTCTGCTGTAGTCTAGAAAAAATCTCCGAATACTGTGTTGACATAATCGTTGCATGGAACGATAAATTCCCACCTAATGAATGCCCAGTGAAGGCAATACTATCGTAGTTTTTAATATAGTCCGAGTTTTGTATTTTCTCTAAAAATGCAACAGCTTCTTCCTGCTGTTTCGTCGAGATAGAATTAACTAGGCCAATGTCCGCGTCTACCCAGTCTTGTTTTGCGTGTTGATGATTTGTAATTGGTTCACTTCCTCTAAAGGAAGTTAATAATCCACCTGAACCAGTATCAATGACACAGCCGTAGAAACCATTTCCATCCAAATCATTTTTATTGTGTACATCAACTATTTTCCAATTTAAAATATCATCTTTCAAATTAGCATATTCGGGATTACTTAGTATATTTTCAACTCTTGTAACTAAATCCCCCTGGCCGTTATTTTGCGCATACTCTATTATTTGTTCAATTGAAGGGGATGTTCTCATATGACGGGGCATCTTATCAATGATTTTATCTAAATCTTCATACGCTATATCAGTAGCAACTTTTAACATTTGATCTGAGTATGCCAATACTTATCCCCCCTACATGTTTCCTTTTATTTCTTCATTGTCAGAATCTAGACCTTCATTGCTCATATCAATATAAAACTTTGATATCACTTTATAATCATCAAACCACTCTTCACTAACGTCAGGATTTTTTTGAAATTCTGTTACTGCCTTATCATAATCTTCGCTAGCAATGACCCAGACGTCCGTCTGAAGGGGAGTATTTTTCAATTGTTTATAGGTAGATTCATATGCGCTTTTAACATTCTCATGTGTCAGCTGATTCGTCTCTTTTAGCAAAAGTTTTCCTACAAAATAATCCGGAGTATGGGAATCAATATAATCGTGCAATTTTATATCCACGTCATGAATCTCTTTTCCACCGCTTACATGTAAGTTTACTTTTGATTCCATGTTATGTTTGTTTAGTTCATCTACTAATACAGTTCCTGCAGCTGTTCCCACTTTTCGACGTAAATAATTTTCGGATTTAATAGTCCCTTTTGTATCCATCACAACAGAAAAAACAACTCCGTTTTTGTCTTGAACATAACTTGTAACCGTATTATTATCTTTCGTTCCCATTCTCGCACCGAGAGCAATCACTTCGAATTCTTGATTATACTTTTCGTTTAACTCTTTGCGTACTAGTTCAGCAGTTTTGTCATTAATTGTGTTACAACCTAACATGCCTAAAATGGAAAATGCCATAAGAATAACTCCCACCTTTTTCATCATTTTTCGTTTCATTTTAAACCCTACTTTCAATATTTTTCTGGATAAACGGTTATCTGTAACAACTTTCCTTAACAAATACGTAATTGCACTTAATACATATCTATATTAACTCCTAAGAGTTACATTCAAATTCAGTATTATTTTTGTTCTATTTTTAAACTTAATATCGTCATAATAATGATAAGAAGCTTTAATAGTTTCACATCTTACCTACTTTCTTAATCTCAATTTTTACCTATAAATTATTTGATGCTTGAATTCTTCATACGATAAGCCGTTGTCCGTAACCACGATGACAGCTTTTACAGATTCATCATATACTTCCCAATTTCTGATACCGTAAATGGCATAGCTATTCACATATTTTTCTGATTTGACTGGATCTCCACCAAATGAAGCAACAAACACATTTCGTTTATAACCTAACGCCACTTGTTCAGTATATACGTCATAAAGTTCAACTAGGGCTTCCTCACTTACATCACCTAATATAGAAATGATGCTAGAGAAGTTAATGACAATATCATTTGTGATGACAAAATTGTCTTTTTGCAAATCCTCTAGACTTACTTCCCTTGACCTTAGATTGATATACGTTTTTGCAAATTGTACATTGGTAATAGAATTATAGTTAAATTTATTAGAAATTAGCTTGGCTGCGTAAGCATTTAGATAAGTATCCATATATTTACCAGGGTTACTCACTGTTTCTCTTACTTCGACTCGAAGTCCATCCTCAGACTCGGCAACTAAAATATTTTGGTTCATACTATCATTGAAGCCACGTTTTGCTGGAATATATTCCACAGT from Sutcliffiella cohnii encodes:
- a CDS encoding Mbeg1-like protein, which encodes MAYSDQMLKVATDIAYEDLDKIIDKMPRHMRTSPSIEQIIEYAQNNGQGDLVTRVENILSNPEYANLKDDILNWKIVDVHNKNDLDGNGFYGCVIDTGSGGLLTSFRGSEPITNHQHAKQDWVDADIGLVNSISTKQQEEAVAFLEKIQNSDYIKNYDSIAFTGHSLGGNLSFHATIMSTQYSEIFSRLQQSTNFDGPGFSNEYIREHADQIALVAEKLGSNNMKHYQWSVVGTILEPLPGVSFITLDTNFPDGPIKKFIHYIGGKHSTDALKFDPVTGMAARGEMTFYEFTVGKFTEFTDRIPAPIGNLLTDILSGIIIVATWDNTLFRTAVVSGAIGAGVAAFVIGIPAIALVGKVALVGVALLAATVIIGAALEVVVEALIATATLIAQEVGRFLKWSQKQIDSLIGFIQGEVAKLNQWFKQTFNAGYKYATANPVVKLETYKLRVYADRLRNVNARLNRLDSRLNSLYWQVGFLDLLTLMRADLMTGESWRIKKCINYLEDTANDFEAVEKRIMSQL